In the Acropora muricata isolate sample 2 chromosome 10, ASM3666990v1, whole genome shotgun sequence genome, one interval contains:
- the LOC136931913 gene encoding WD repeat-containing protein 31-like, protein MQPGCFACFESLCMGLKKSKPAGFERYDNVNTIDEVSVTATSTVVAEYSSTHEDSVTCLDSFGPGTCLTGSKDKSVILFDWRQGQQLQRWTGHTRDVTKVKHSGNTFYSSSRDKTIKAWQMGRSDPLLTYEGHRLVVMAIDLNEDGNLMFSGSRDNCVRLWDVTRTTSISEKEVSRNLVSCVKWIPTTQFQVAQTGEDKILRVWDTRQMQPVISFPAQQYFQTYCDCSSDGQFILTCSNGFNGKGCEATLWDVRAQALVCRYYGHYQTTSACIFLPPLKQVSINDLIATVSHDSTVRIWEKESRECVATVDFSGCGPLTDICAWDDGSACVSTTSMGVHHCVLDSYNGKPQMTKMSKF, encoded by the exons ATGCAGCCAGGTTGCTTTGCTTGCTTTGAGAGTTTGTGCATGGGTCTAAAAAAGTCAAAACCCGCAGGATTTGAACGTTATGATAACGTAAACACCATCGATGAAGTGAGTGTTACTGCTACGAGCACTGTGGTTGCAGAATACAGCTCAACTCATGAAGATTCGGTCACTTGTCTTGATTCTTTTGGACCGGGAACGTGTTTAACAGGAAGCAAGGATAAA TCCGTGATTTTGTTTGATTGGAGACAAGGTCAGCAGCTTCAACGATGGACGGGCCATACCAGAGATGTTACTAAA GTAAAGCACTCTGGTAACACTTTCTACAGTTCCTCCAGAGATAAGACTATAAAGGCTTGGCAGATGGGTAGAAGTGACCCACTGTTGACTTACGAGGGACATCGCCTAGTTGTAATGGCTATTGATCTGAATGAAG ATGGAAACTTAATGTTTTCTGGATCAAGGGATAATTGTGTGAGGTTGTGGGATGTAACAAGGACCACAAGCATCAGTGAAAAAGAGGTCTCAAGAAatctg GTAAGCTGTGTGAAATGGATTCCTACAACTCAGTTCCAGGTTGCTCAAACaggagaagataaaattctGAG AGTTTGGGACACAAGGCAAATGCAGCCGGTGATTTCTTTCCCTGCGCAGCAATACTTTCAG actTACTGTGATTGTTCAAGTGATGGGCAGTTTATCTTGACTTGTAGCAACGGGTTCAATGGAAAGGGATGTGAAGCTACG CTGTGGGATGTCAGAGCGCAGGCATTGGTTTGTCGATATTATGGCCATTACCAGACCACCTCGGCTTGTATATTTCTACCTCCCTTGAAACAGGTGTCAATTAATGATCT AATTGCCACAGTATCACATGATTCGACTGTGCGTATCTGGGAAAAGGAGAGCAGAG AATGCGTCGCTACCGTTGATTTTTCTGGATGCGGACCACTTACCGATATTTGTGCATGGGATGATGGAAG TGCCTGTGTTTCTACAACGAGTATGGGAGTTCATCACTGTGTATTAGATTCATACAATGGAAAACCGCAGATGACCAAGATGAGCAAATTTTAA